In the Haemorhous mexicanus isolate bHaeMex1 chromosome 16, bHaeMex1.pri, whole genome shotgun sequence genome, AAGTGATCACCAACCACCTGAGAAATTTTAAAGTCCAGAGAAACTCAGAACAGGTCAGAATGACAGACCATCTCCCCTCTGCCTCCACTCATCACTTTGCCTCACAGAACTTGTTCTGTTCTCCCTGAGTGCAGAAGAAATGCTAAGGGTTACTGATGTCCAAGAATACCAGAAAAGATATGGGAGAGCTTATAAAGAACTCCCCAGACCTTGAAAATGCTAAAGATcatgtttttgtgttccaggggaGAGTATATGGGaaatggctttgattttggttACAGGTATCTCCTCTAACACTTCAATGTCCTTTTTCTATGAACAGACCCCCATGTGCAGCTAGAgtaaatgtccaacagcagctccaccagccacttcctcctgctggcattggcagacacgcggcagctgcagctcctgcacttctgcctcttgctggccatctccctggctgccctcctgggcaacggcctcatcatcagcgccgtagcctgcggccaccacctgcacacgcccatgttcttcttcctgctcaacctggccctcactgacctgggctccatctgcaccactgtccccaaagccatgcacaattccctctgggacaccaggaccatctcctacacaggatgtgctgcacagctctttttttgtgtgttcttcctctcagcagagttttatttgctgaccatcatgtgctacgaccgctacgtgtccatctgcaaacccctgcactacggggccctcctgggcagcagagcttgtgcccacatggcagcagctgcctgggccagtggcTTTCTCAATGCTCTCATGCAcacagccaatacattttccctgcccctgtgccatggcaatgccctgggccagttcttctgtgaaatccctcagatcctcaagctctcctgctcacactcAAACTTCAAGAAACTTTGGATTCTTGCTCTTAGTTCCGGTTTAGGActtggttgttttgtgttcattgttttctcctatgtgcagatcttcaggtctgtgctgaggatcccctctgagcagggccggcacaaagccttttccacctgcctccctcacctggctgtgctctccctgttcctcagcactgtcaTATTTACTCACCTGAAACCCCTCTCCatgtcctccccatccctggatctggccctgtcagttctgtactcggtggtgcctccagccctgaatcccctcatctacagcctgaggaaccaggaggtcaaggctgcagtgtggagactGATGACTGGATGCTTTCAGGAACACTAAACTGCTTGCCAATTTCTGCCAATCACTTGTAATAAAAGTCATTTGATACTTCTTCTTGGTTTCATTTtggagactttttttctttgttttagtttttcaCATTGTCCATAATGAAAAGTCATTTCTgtgccatttctcattttgatTCTCTCCAACTTCCCTGTGGCCACAGCCTCTATCAATGAGGGGCTGAACAGTTGGTGGCTTTAAAGGAACTAAAGGATGTCccagcaaagttttctgcagagattcccttttgttgccttctctggagctgcagcagcaatgtctgtgtgcagagctgggggcaggtcagtgctggcccagcagctgtgcccagcagcagcagcacttggtgttgccagtgctgctcccgtggccctgccccgctgc is a window encoding:
- the LOC132334991 gene encoding olfactory receptor 14C36-like, translating into QLLHFCLLLAISLAALLGNGLIISAVACGHHLHTPMFFFLLNLALTDLGSICTTVPKAMHNSLWDTRTISYTGCAAQLFFCVFFLSAEFYLLTIMCYDRYVSICKPLHYGALLGSRACAHMAAAAWASGFLNALMHTANTFSLPLCHGNALGQFFCEIPQILKLSCSHSNFKKLWILALSSGLGLGCFVFIVFSYVQIFRSVLRIPSEQGRHKAFSTCLPHLAVLSLFLSTVIFTHLKPLSMSSPSLDLALSVLYSVVPPALNPLIYSLRNQEVKAAVWRLMTGCFQEH